From Xyrauchen texanus isolate HMW12.3.18 chromosome 12, RBS_HiC_50CHRs, whole genome shotgun sequence, one genomic window encodes:
- the LOC127652708 gene encoding histone deacetylase 5-like isoform X3: MQACILRGVLLWKTKSVDVKTLLPSGMQSPVGGGGDQGRGSGVPVDLRTDPRLSALSAVDPTLREKQLQHELLLLKQQQELQKQLLFAEFQKQHEVLTRQHEVQLQEHLKQQQEILAAKHQQELEQKRKLEQQRLEEMEKQRLEQQLIMLRNKEKSKESAIASTEVKLKLQEFLLSKKEPSPGGLNHSFPQKCWGGHHTSLEQSSPPQSNTPGTPPSYKLPPLRGAYEGKDDFPLRKTASEPNLKVRSRLKQKVAERRSSPLLRRKDGTVISTFKKRAIEISVSSMCSSAPGSGPSSPNSSNSAIAENGSSGSVPNIHAEQLRSLHQSMTGDGTLSPLSLYTSPSLPNISLGLPANAHITAPQKLGGQQDAERQAIQNLRQGGALTGKFISTSSLPTCLPTGAPHDPEPPSAPNSHSSHSSLLQHVLLLEQARQQSALLAVPMYGQSPLVTGERVSNNMRTVNKLPWHRPLSRTQSAPLPQTPQALQHLVMQQQHQHFLEKQKHYQLNKILSKGAELLRQPPTHPEETEEELTETAEMHEERGEGVDHVREGLHKESSGETTPPSERQVPLKGESTESDLEEEDDEDEAIELRECDEEGAPYGQYLDQQHAQQLNVFQASLSITGMPHRPLGRAQSSPVTSSLKGMPLTEIPIKHLFTTGLVYDTFMLKHQCMCGNTNIHPEHAGRIQSVWSRLQETGLLGRCERIRGRKATLDEIQTVHSEYHTLLYGTSPLNRQKLDSKKLLGPINQKMYAVLPCGGIGVDSDTVWNEMHSSGAVRMAVGCVIELAFKVAAGELKNGFAVVRPPGHHAEESTAMGFCFFNSVAITAKLLQQKLGVGKILVLDWDIHHGNGTQQAFYNDPNVLYISLHRYDDGNFFPGSGAPEEVGVGPGEGFNVNVAWTGGVEPPMGDVEYLTAFRTVVMPIANEFSPDVVLVSAGFDAVEGHQSPLGGYNVTAKCFGHLTKQLMKLAGGRVVLALEGGHDLTAICDASESCVAALLGEELDPLPLTVLQQKPCPKAAASLERVIEIQSKHWASLQRLAPTVGQSLLDAQRREKDEADTLTAMASLTVDNDQTMTSTETSRSAEEPMEEEPVL; this comes from the exons CTGTGGATGTGAAGACCTTGCTACCCTCTGGGATGCAGAGCCCAGTAGGAGGTGGAGGAGATCAGGGCAGGGGTAGCGGAGTGCCGGTGGACCTGCGAACGGACCCACGTCTGAGTGCGCTGAGCGCGGTGGATCCAACACTAAGAGAAAAACAGCTTCAGCATGAGCTGCTATTACTCAAACAACAACAAGAGCTCCAGAAACAGCTGCTGTTCGCTGAGTTCCAGAAACAGCACGAGGTTTTGACCCGCCAACATGAAGTGCAGCTACAGGAACATCTTAAG cagcagcaggaaaTCTTGGCAGCAAAGCATCAACAGGAGCTGGAGCAGAAGAGGAAGTTAGAACAGCAGCGTCTCGAAGAGATGGAGAAACAGCGGCTGGAACAACAGCTCATCATGCTACGGAACAAAGAGAAAAGCAAAGAGA GTGCCATAGCCAGTACTGAGGTCAAACTGAAGCTACAAGAGTTCCTGTTGAGCAAAAAAGAACCCAGCCCTGGTGGACTAAACCATTCTTTCCCTCAGAAGTGCTG gggAGGTCATCATACGTCCCTGGAGCAGAGCTCCCCTCCGCAGAGCAACACACCAGGAACACCTCCCTCCTACAAGCTCCCTCCACTGCGAGGGGCCTACGAAGGCAAAGATGACTTCCCTCTTCGTAAAACCG ccTCTGAGCCCAATCTGAAGGTACGTTCGCGGTTAAAACAGAAGGTGGCTGAGAGGAGGAGCAGCCCACTGCTCAGACGGAAAGATGGTACTGTGATCAGTACCTTCAAGAAAAGAGCAATAGagatctcag tgtccTCTATGTGCAGCAGTGCTCCTGGCTCAGGGCCCAGTTCTCCGAACAGCTCTAACAGTGCCATTGCTGAGAATGGCTCCAGCGGCTCCGTCCCAAACATCCACGCTGAG CAGTTACGTTCTCTGCATCAGTCTATGACCGGAGACGGGACACTGAGTCCCCTGAGCCTCTACACCTCTCCATCTCTGCCCAACATCTCTCTGGGACTGCCTGCCAACGCACACATCACG GCCCCTCAGAAACTCGGGGGCCAGCAGGATGCAGAGCGGCAGGCAATCCAGAATTTGCGTCAAGGTGGGGCACTCACGGGGAAGTTTATCAGCACATCGTCCCTGCCGACGTGCCTTCCCACAGGGGCACCCCATGACCCCGAGCCCCCTTCCGCTCCTAACAGCCACAGTAGCCATTCCTCACTGCTCCAGCATGTACTACTGTTGGAGCAGGCTCGTCAACAGAGTGCACTTCTCGCAG TTCCTATGTATGGGCAGTCTCCGCTGGTGACAGGTGAGCGGGTTTCCAACAACATGCGCACAGTGAATAAGTTGCCTTGGCACCGGCCGCTGAGCCGCACACAGTCAGCGCCCCTACCGCAAACACCACAGGCCCTGCAGCACCTCGTAATGCAACAGCAGCACCAGCACTTCCTAGAGAAACAGAAACACTACCAGCTAAATAAG ATCCTCTCCAAAGGGGCGGAGCTTCTAAGACAGCCTCCGACTCACCCTGAGGAGACAGAGGAAGAGCTTACGGAAACTGCAGAGATGCATGAGGAGCGAGGGGAGGGGGTTGATCATGTTAGGGAAGGGCTGCATAAAGAGAGCTCTGGTGAGACCACGCCCCCTTCTGAACGTCAGGTCCCATTAAAGGGAGAGAGCACAGAAAGTGACTTGGAGgaagaagatgatgaagatgaagccATTGAACTGAGGGAATGTGATGAAGAGGGTGCCCCCTATGGTCAG TATTTGGACCAACAGCATGCGCAGCAACTGAATGTGTTCCAGGCCTCTCTTTCCATCACAGGAATGCCCCACAGACCCCTAGGAAGGGCACAGTCCTCCCCCGTCACTTCTAGTCTTAAAGGAATGCCCTTGACAGAGATACCCATCAAACATCTTTTCACGACAG GGCTGGTATACGACACCTTCATGCTAAAGCATCAGTGCATGTGTGGCAACACAAACATTCATCCCGAACATGCTGGTCGCATTCAGAGTGTTTGGTCGAGGCTACAGGAAACAGGGCTGCTCGGTCGCTGTGAG AGGATCAGAGGAAGGAAGGCAACACTAGATGAAATCCAAACTGTGCACTCAGAGTACCACACACTGCTGTACGGCACCAGTCCCTTGAACAGACAGAAACTGGACAGCAAGAAACTTCTTG GTCCAATCAATCAGAAAATGTACGCTGTACTTCCGTGTGGAGGCATTGGG GTGGACAGCGACACAGTGTGGAATGAGATGCACTCGTCAGGTGCTGTGCGTATGGCAGTGGGCTGCGTCATTGAGCTGGCATTTAAAGTTGCCGCTGGGGAACTGAAG AACGGTTTTGCTGTGGTCCGTCCTCCTGGTCACCATGCTGAAGAATCCACCGCCAT GGGTTTCTGCTTCTTCAACTCTGTGGCCATCACTGCCAAACTCCTGCAGCAGAAACTCGGAGTGGGCAAGATCCTGGTCCTAGACTGG GATATTCACCATGGAAACGGGACCCAGCAAGCCTTCTACAACGATCCCAATGTGCTGTACATTTCCCTGCATCGCTATGATGATGGCAATTTTTTCCCAGGCAGCGGCGCTCCTGAGGAG GTGGGTGTTGGTCCAGGAGAGGGCTTTAACGTCAACGTTGCCTGGACTGGTGGAGTAGAGCCACCTATGGGTGATGTTGAGTATCTCACAGCCTTCAG AACGGTGGTGATGCCCATAGCCAATGAGTTCTCCCCAGATGTGGTGCTTGTGTCCGCGGGCTTTGATGCTGTGGAGGGCCACCAGTCACCCCTGGGTGGATACAATGTCACCGccaaat GTTTTGGCCATCTCACTAAGCAGCTGATGAAGTTGGCTGGTGGCCGTGTGGTTTTGGCACTGGAGGGAGGTCATGACCTCACTGCCATTTGTGACGCATCGGAGTCCTGTGTGGCTGCATTGCTTGGAGAAGAG TTGGATCCTTTACCACTGACTGTCCTTCAACAGAAACCATGTCCAAAGGCAGCAGCCTCTTTAGAGAGAGTCATTGAGATTCAGA GTAAGCACTGGGCGTCTCTGCAGAGGTTGGCTCCTACAGTTGGTCAGTCTCTATTGGACGCTCAGAGACGGGAGAAGGATGAGGCAGACACTTTGACCGCCATGGCCTCTCTCACTGTGGACAATGATCAGACAATGACCTCCACAGAAACCAGCAG ATCAGCAGAGGAGCCAATGGAGGAAGAGCCTGTGTTGTAG
- the LOC127652708 gene encoding histone deacetylase 5-like isoform X5, producing MQSPVGGGGDQGRGSGVPVDLRTDPRLSALSAVDPTLREKQLQHELLLLKQQQELQKQLLFAEFQKQHEVLTRQHEVQLQEHLKQQQEILAAKHQQELEQKRKLEQQRLEEMEKQRLEQQLIMLRNKEKSKESAIASTEVKLKLQEFLLSKKEPSPGGLNHSFPQKCWGGHHTSLEQSSPPQSNTPGTPPSYKLPPLRGAYEGKDDFPLRKTASEPNLKVRSRLKQKVAERRSSPLLRRKDGTVISTFKKRAIEISVSSMCSSAPGSGPSSPNSSNSAIAENGSSGSVPNIHAEQLRSLHQSMTGDGTLSPLSLYTSPSLPNISLGLPANAHITAPQKLGGQQDAERQAIQNLRQGGALTGKFISTSSLPTCLPTGAPHDPEPPSAPNSHSSHSSLLQHVLLLEQARQQSALLAVPMYGQSPLVTGERVSNNMRTVNKLPWHRPLSRTQSAPLPQTPQALQHLVMQQQHQHFLEKQKHYQLNKILSKGAELLRQPPTHPEETEEELTETAEMHEERGEGVDHVREGLHKESSGETTPPSERQVPLKGESTESDLEEEDDEDEAIELRECDEEGAPYGQYLDQQHAQQLNVFQASLSITGMPHRPLGRAQSSPVTSSLKGMPLTEIPIKHLFTTGLVYDTFMLKHQCMCGNTNIHPEHAGRIQSVWSRLQETGLLGRCERIRGRKATLDEIQTVHSEYHTLLYGTSPLNRQKLDSKKLLGPINQKMYAVLPCGGIGVDSDTVWNEMHSSGAVRMAVGCVIELAFKVAAGELKNGFAVVRPPGHHAEESTAMGFCFFNSVAITAKLLQQKLGVGKILVLDWDIHHGNGTQQAFYNDPNVLYISLHRYDDGNFFPGSGAPEEVGVGPGEGFNVNVAWTGGVEPPMGDVEYLTAFRTVVMPIANEFSPDVVLVSAGFDAVEGHQSPLGGYNVTAKCFGHLTKQLMKLAGGRVVLALEGGHDLTAICDASESCVAALLGEELDPLPLTVLQQKPCPKAAASLERVIEIQSKHWASLQRLAPTVGQSLLDAQRREKDEADTLTAMASLTVDNDQTMTSTETSRSAEEPMEEEPVL from the exons ATGCAGAGCCCAGTAGGAGGTGGAGGAGATCAGGGCAGGGGTAGCGGAGTGCCGGTGGACCTGCGAACGGACCCACGTCTGAGTGCGCTGAGCGCGGTGGATCCAACACTAAGAGAAAAACAGCTTCAGCATGAGCTGCTATTACTCAAACAACAACAAGAGCTCCAGAAACAGCTGCTGTTCGCTGAGTTCCAGAAACAGCACGAGGTTTTGACCCGCCAACATGAAGTGCAGCTACAGGAACATCTTAAG cagcagcaggaaaTCTTGGCAGCAAAGCATCAACAGGAGCTGGAGCAGAAGAGGAAGTTAGAACAGCAGCGTCTCGAAGAGATGGAGAAACAGCGGCTGGAACAACAGCTCATCATGCTACGGAACAAAGAGAAAAGCAAAGAGA GTGCCATAGCCAGTACTGAGGTCAAACTGAAGCTACAAGAGTTCCTGTTGAGCAAAAAAGAACCCAGCCCTGGTGGACTAAACCATTCTTTCCCTCAGAAGTGCTG gggAGGTCATCATACGTCCCTGGAGCAGAGCTCCCCTCCGCAGAGCAACACACCAGGAACACCTCCCTCCTACAAGCTCCCTCCACTGCGAGGGGCCTACGAAGGCAAAGATGACTTCCCTCTTCGTAAAACCG ccTCTGAGCCCAATCTGAAGGTACGTTCGCGGTTAAAACAGAAGGTGGCTGAGAGGAGGAGCAGCCCACTGCTCAGACGGAAAGATGGTACTGTGATCAGTACCTTCAAGAAAAGAGCAATAGagatctcag tgtccTCTATGTGCAGCAGTGCTCCTGGCTCAGGGCCCAGTTCTCCGAACAGCTCTAACAGTGCCATTGCTGAGAATGGCTCCAGCGGCTCCGTCCCAAACATCCACGCTGAG CAGTTACGTTCTCTGCATCAGTCTATGACCGGAGACGGGACACTGAGTCCCCTGAGCCTCTACACCTCTCCATCTCTGCCCAACATCTCTCTGGGACTGCCTGCCAACGCACACATCACG GCCCCTCAGAAACTCGGGGGCCAGCAGGATGCAGAGCGGCAGGCAATCCAGAATTTGCGTCAAGGTGGGGCACTCACGGGGAAGTTTATCAGCACATCGTCCCTGCCGACGTGCCTTCCCACAGGGGCACCCCATGACCCCGAGCCCCCTTCCGCTCCTAACAGCCACAGTAGCCATTCCTCACTGCTCCAGCATGTACTACTGTTGGAGCAGGCTCGTCAACAGAGTGCACTTCTCGCAG TTCCTATGTATGGGCAGTCTCCGCTGGTGACAGGTGAGCGGGTTTCCAACAACATGCGCACAGTGAATAAGTTGCCTTGGCACCGGCCGCTGAGCCGCACACAGTCAGCGCCCCTACCGCAAACACCACAGGCCCTGCAGCACCTCGTAATGCAACAGCAGCACCAGCACTTCCTAGAGAAACAGAAACACTACCAGCTAAATAAG ATCCTCTCCAAAGGGGCGGAGCTTCTAAGACAGCCTCCGACTCACCCTGAGGAGACAGAGGAAGAGCTTACGGAAACTGCAGAGATGCATGAGGAGCGAGGGGAGGGGGTTGATCATGTTAGGGAAGGGCTGCATAAAGAGAGCTCTGGTGAGACCACGCCCCCTTCTGAACGTCAGGTCCCATTAAAGGGAGAGAGCACAGAAAGTGACTTGGAGgaagaagatgatgaagatgaagccATTGAACTGAGGGAATGTGATGAAGAGGGTGCCCCCTATGGTCAG TATTTGGACCAACAGCATGCGCAGCAACTGAATGTGTTCCAGGCCTCTCTTTCCATCACAGGAATGCCCCACAGACCCCTAGGAAGGGCACAGTCCTCCCCCGTCACTTCTAGTCTTAAAGGAATGCCCTTGACAGAGATACCCATCAAACATCTTTTCACGACAG GGCTGGTATACGACACCTTCATGCTAAAGCATCAGTGCATGTGTGGCAACACAAACATTCATCCCGAACATGCTGGTCGCATTCAGAGTGTTTGGTCGAGGCTACAGGAAACAGGGCTGCTCGGTCGCTGTGAG AGGATCAGAGGAAGGAAGGCAACACTAGATGAAATCCAAACTGTGCACTCAGAGTACCACACACTGCTGTACGGCACCAGTCCCTTGAACAGACAGAAACTGGACAGCAAGAAACTTCTTG GTCCAATCAATCAGAAAATGTACGCTGTACTTCCGTGTGGAGGCATTGGG GTGGACAGCGACACAGTGTGGAATGAGATGCACTCGTCAGGTGCTGTGCGTATGGCAGTGGGCTGCGTCATTGAGCTGGCATTTAAAGTTGCCGCTGGGGAACTGAAG AACGGTTTTGCTGTGGTCCGTCCTCCTGGTCACCATGCTGAAGAATCCACCGCCAT GGGTTTCTGCTTCTTCAACTCTGTGGCCATCACTGCCAAACTCCTGCAGCAGAAACTCGGAGTGGGCAAGATCCTGGTCCTAGACTGG GATATTCACCATGGAAACGGGACCCAGCAAGCCTTCTACAACGATCCCAATGTGCTGTACATTTCCCTGCATCGCTATGATGATGGCAATTTTTTCCCAGGCAGCGGCGCTCCTGAGGAG GTGGGTGTTGGTCCAGGAGAGGGCTTTAACGTCAACGTTGCCTGGACTGGTGGAGTAGAGCCACCTATGGGTGATGTTGAGTATCTCACAGCCTTCAG AACGGTGGTGATGCCCATAGCCAATGAGTTCTCCCCAGATGTGGTGCTTGTGTCCGCGGGCTTTGATGCTGTGGAGGGCCACCAGTCACCCCTGGGTGGATACAATGTCACCGccaaat GTTTTGGCCATCTCACTAAGCAGCTGATGAAGTTGGCTGGTGGCCGTGTGGTTTTGGCACTGGAGGGAGGTCATGACCTCACTGCCATTTGTGACGCATCGGAGTCCTGTGTGGCTGCATTGCTTGGAGAAGAG TTGGATCCTTTACCACTGACTGTCCTTCAACAGAAACCATGTCCAAAGGCAGCAGCCTCTTTAGAGAGAGTCATTGAGATTCAGA GTAAGCACTGGGCGTCTCTGCAGAGGTTGGCTCCTACAGTTGGTCAGTCTCTATTGGACGCTCAGAGACGGGAGAAGGATGAGGCAGACACTTTGACCGCCATGGCCTCTCTCACTGTGGACAATGATCAGACAATGACCTCCACAGAAACCAGCAG ATCAGCAGAGGAGCCAATGGAGGAAGAGCCTGTGTTGTAG